From the genome of Vitis riparia cultivar Riparia Gloire de Montpellier isolate 1030 chromosome 2, EGFV_Vit.rip_1.0, whole genome shotgun sequence, one region includes:
- the LOC117905637 gene encoding binding partner of ACD11 1-like, which produces MPITTVKVSNVSLGATEQDIKEFFSFSGDIECVEMQSDNERSQIAYVTFKDMQGAETATLLSGATIVDMSVTITPAPDYQLPPAAASAPPLPKENKTPGRAESAFRKTEDVVSGMLAKGYILGKDAVNKAKSFDEKHQLTSTATSKVASFDKKIGFTEKISAGTSVVNEKVREVDHKFQVSEKTKSAFAAAEQKVSSAGSAIMKNRYVFTGASWVTGAFNKVAKAAEEVGQKAKEKVGKSEDEQKRRVVEDFAQVHLSDSPKASASNEQHPYKPAPPQGLIL; this is translated from the exons ATGCCG ATAACAACTGTCAAAGTCAGCAATGTTTCCTTAGGGGCAACTGAGCAGGACATCAAagaattcttttctttttctggtgACATTGAATGTGTTGAAATGCAAAG TGATAATGAGAGGTCTCAAATTGCATATGTTACCTTCAAGGATATGCAAGGAGCAGAGACTGCTACTCTTCTTTCG GGAGCAACAATTGTGGATATGTCTGTGACCATAACTCCTGCTCCAGACTACCAGCTCCCGCCTGCTGCTGCTTCAGCACCACCTCTT ccaaaggaaaataaaactcCAGGTCGTGCTGAATCTGCTTTTCGAAAGACAGAAGATGTTGTCAGTGGAATGCTTGCTAAAGGCTATATCTTAGGCAAAGATGCAGTTAATAAAGCAAAATCCTTTGACGAGAAGCATCAATTGACTTCCACAGCCACGTCTAAAGTTGCTTCCTTTGACAAAAAAATCGGTTTCACTGAGAAGATAAGTGCTGGTACTTCTGTTGTGAATGAAAAAGTTCGAGAAGTTGATCACAAATTTCAAGTTTCCGAGAAAACCAAGTCAGCATTTGCGGCTGCTGAGCAAAAAGTCAGTAGTGCTGGATCTGCCATAATGAAAAACCGATATGTATTTACCGGAGCTTCATGGGTAACAGGCGCTTTCAATAAGGTTGCTAAGGCAGCTGAGGAAGTGGGCCAGAAGGCAAAAGAGAAGGTGGGAAAGTCTGAAGATGAACAGAAAAGAAGAGTAGTGGAGGACTTTGCCCAGGTTCATCTATCTGATTCTCCAAAAGCTTCTGCTTCCAATGAGCAGCATCCTTACAAGCCTGCTCCTCCACAAGGTTTGATTCTCTAA